Genomic DNA from Deltaproteobacteria bacterium CG11_big_fil_rev_8_21_14_0_20_49_13:
TATGGCGATGGCTGAAAGCCTTGCCATCTTCATTGCGTGGATATGACTCGTTGTTCCGAACTCCTCTTTAAGAGCACTTATTACAAGGCCGCCCCAAATGCCTGAGTTCCAGACGGAAAGGAGGGCCAAGAACCCGAAGAGGAACTTAAACGACCTTGTGCAATGCTCCGGCCTTAAAAGCCACGCCACAATGATGGCGTAGAGAGGGACCAAGAGCAGAAGAAGGCCGGTATTGAGGGAGGAGAGCGAACTTGTTGCAAAGCTCTTAATGGAGTCGAGTATGAGTAGCTCAAAACCGCTGCCGACCCTGTCGCAGGCCTTTAGCCATGGCAGAAAGAACGCCACGATACAGACCAGCCCGAAAATCGAAAATATTTTTCTCTTCATTTATATATCCCCCACTATTTTTCTTATGATCCTCAGGTTCTTCTTGTCGTTAGCGTCGTTATCCACTTTTGGCGTTTCCAGGACAAAGGGGACATTAAAGAACCTCTTGTCCCTTAGTAACATAGTGAAGGCATCAAGTCCAATATATCCCTTGCCTAAATTTTCGTGCCTGTCGACCCTGCTCCCAAGGTCCTTGGCCGAGTCGTTCAGGTGTATCGCAAGGAGATTTTCTATTCCGATAAGATCGTCGAAGCTTTTCATGGTGGCGACGTAACCCTTTTTATCCCTTATGTCGTAGCCGGCGGCAAATATATGGGCGGTGTCCATACAGACGCCTATCCTTTTCATGTATTTCGCGGGAAGCCTTTTGAATATCTCGTCAAAATGTTCGAACTTGTAACCCATGCTTCGGCCCTGTCCGGCCGTTGTCTCTAGGGCTATTTTGACGCGGAACCCCTCTGTATCGTCGATGAGCTCTTTGAGAGACTCTACTACCTGCACGATACCGACTATCTCGCCCGCCCCTTTGTGGGAACCGGGATGGACCACAATAAAAGGGAGCTCTAAACTTTCCGCCCTTTTTAGCTCCTGCATCATCGATCTCATTGAGAGGCCGTGAACCCCATCTTCGGCCGTGGCCAGGTTTATAAGATAACCCGTGTGTGAAAAGGCGAGCCTAACCCCTTGGGCAGAACATTCATTTTGAAATCTTACGATGTCGGCCTCCAGAAGAGGCGTCGCTTCCCACTGGTTGGAGTTCTTGGTGAATATCTGGATGGTGTTGCAATGAAGCGCCCCGGCACGACGCGCGGCCTCAAAAAGGCCGCCGCTGATAGAAAAATGGGCACCCACCAACCTTGACAGGCGCCCATCTACTGTTTTGTCAACTTTTCTGGTCATTCTGAGCATAGCGAAGAATCGCGCTTGTAAAATTGCATACGGGAGATCCCTCGACTCGTCCGCTCACGCGGACATCGCTCAGGTCACTTCTTCGAGAGCTTGTTCTTCTTGACATAGGCCCAGATCTTCTTTGTCATTTCGCTGGGGCCGATCGGTGCTACTCCGAACACTTTCTCTATCGGGTCCTTACACCCCTTAAAGTTGATGGTGTACCCGCCGAACGCTTTTTTTGCTGCCATAAAATTCCTCCTTTTGTGTCCGGCCGCCTTCGCGACCGGGACGGTTAGCTTCGCTTAAGTTCGATCTGAATATATCCCTTTTTACGACTCCTGTAAACTAAAAAGAAGCAGATGATCGCTTCTACAAATCCGGCAAAAATAATGACCAATATCCATGCAACCAGGAAATTTTCTCGCTCATCTCTATTCTCTCCCGCGCCAGAATTTCTGCGAAGAGATTAAAGCTCTCACAATTCTTTTCATTATGCGCCCCCTTCGCTTTGCCTCTTGAAGATATCAAAAATATCAATGTATGTCATATGAAATACCGTCGGATTCAATGGTGACGTTGCCTAAGATGTTTGCCTTGTCCACGAACTCGTTCTTTAGCCAGCCTCGCTCTGTCTGGAAGATCTCAATATCGTTCTGAATAAGGCGCTTGATGACCGATAGGTGAGGATGCCAGTAGTCGTTATTATTTCCTACTGAGATGATCGCCGCCTCAGGAGAGGTCAGCTCCAAAAACCCTTGATTGGTAGATGTATTGCTTCCGTGATGGCCGACATGCAGAACGTCGATATCGCCGGCGAGCTCCCCCAGATGGGTTTCCATGTCTATCGTTGTGTACGGAGCTTCTCCCCCGCCGCCGGGCAGGTCGCCGGTCACGAGATATTTAAAGCCTCCGAAAGATATGAGAAGCCCGGCCGAGCTTTCGTTATCGTTCTCACATTCGACCTCAAACCCATCGATATATTCGCAATCTTTTAGAAGCGTTTCGATGCGAACATCACCGCCCAGATAAAAGAGATCGCCTGATTTGAATTCGGTAGGAGGTATTCCGACATTTTCCATGTCGCCGTTGTGGTCCGAATCATCGTGCGTAATAAAAAGGTATTTGATATTAATTCCGCCTAACCTATCTTTAAGGCTCCCCTTTATCCCTGTATCGATAAGAGCGGCCTCTCCTTCGGGAGACATAACAAGCTGGGACGCCCCCTCGCCCACATCTAAAACCACTATTTTTAGAAGTCCGTCGCTGCTGCCAGATAGCGCTGGATTTCTTTCTTTTACGTCCGGCCCCTTTGCCACATTCCACGAGCTTCCGCATGATGAGATGAGCGCGCATATTATTATGACTATTTGTCTCATGTGAAATGACCTAGCAAGATTCGTGCCAGAAGTAGATCGGTTAGCAGGTTAATAGATTTGCAGGCCGGCGGGTTCATAACAAGTTGATCTATAAGGAAGCTCTGCCTTTTAACCTGTTAACCTGAAAAACCACCAACCTGTTAACCGTTTTTTATAAGTGACGTAAATTGGACACATTGTCCTGCCCCGGTGAACAAATATAGTCAACGATTTCAATGATGCTAACTTGGCACGATGTTTGCTTAAGGTGAATGGCATGAGGCTTAAAATATTCATCATGGCGTTCCTTGTCGTTTCTCGAATTGGGCAGGCGGGCACCGTCCAAATGACCCTGCCCGACATCTCCGTTGTTCACAAGATGGCGCTCAACTACGCAAGGATCAATCCCGAAGACCTCTCTGACCTTAAAAGGCGTTCGCGCCGGGCGGCCATCCTTCCCACCTTTCAAATAGGAGCCAAAAGGGCCATCCAGAACAACGTGAACGTTGCAATAGATGACAATGTCTCCGTAACATCGGCGGGGACAGAGATAGGCCCCACCACTTCCAACATTAAGCAGGACTCCAATGATGATATTTCGTTAGAGGTAAAAGCCGTCTGGTCGTTAAATGAGCTCATCTACAATCCCGACACGATAGACGTAACTCAGGAGGCCCGATATCAGATGCGTGAGCGAAGGCTGTTGCTCGCCGAGGTGAACAAGAGATATTTCGAGCTGGAGAAATTGATCAAATTCCCCGATCCTAAAGAAAGCCCCAAAAAGATGGACCTTTTAAAGGATGAATTAATAGCCGACCTAGACGCCATGACCGGCGGCTGGTTCGGTGAGCAGATCGACAGGTAGAACGGCTACTTCTTCTCTTCCTTGTCGTTCTCTGCCACGAACTTTTTGATCTCGTCCAGCGTTTCAAGGATCATCTTGGCCTTGGTCAGTCCGAAAGAGAACGGGAACTTGTCCGTTTCGTTCCTTTTTATCACAAGCATCGGATTGCCTTTGTATTCGGATCTTTCGATTATCATGGTAGTCTCCTTAAGTTGTGCGCCTGCATAAATTATTTTTCCGTGTTTGTCACCAAAATACCCCCCTAAAAGCCCCTTTTATAAAATAATTGCCTTTTAGGGCACCTTTTGCTAGGTGCTCCCATTGCCCACTGCGAGCGAGAACATGGTTTTGCCAGTTCGAGCGAGAGGGGTTTGGGAAAAACGGCAAGCCTTGGAGCCGGTCGTTCCCCCCCCCATTTAAATAAACGCTCCCTTCGTCTAGCGGTCTAGGCTGGCACGAACGGCCTAGTGAGTGCCAGGCGAGGCGGGCGCAGCCAGTGGCTGAAAAGTGAGGGAGCGGCCCGGCGACCGAACGTCAGCCCGCCGAGTCGGCTCCATAGAACGGCGACGTTCAGGAGCTGTTCGGAGGAGGAGCCCTCTCAAGGCTAAGATCGCGGGTTCTGACCGAGACAGGGGACCCAACCTTTGGTTGGGTGGGCGAGGGCGCGACAGCGCGGAAAGGAGAACCCCGCAGCCTGGAGTTTTTTTGACAACTTTGTGATTAGTATATCGACCCGTAAAACGGTCAATGCTCCCTTCGTCTAGCGGTCTAGGACATAGCCCTCTCAAGGCTAAGATCGCGGGTTCGAACCCCGCAGGGAGCGCCAAGTGACAACTGGTAGAACCCATGCTGGGATGTAAGTCCGGCGTGGGTTCGCCATGGTCGCTAGCACAGAAGCCGCGCCAAGCGCGGCTTTTCTGTTTGTGCACTTCTCGAAATCTCGTCTGGTCGAAACTGAAACCCCAAGGCACCTGTAGAACCTGATGGGTTCGACCGATTTTCAAAACCCTTGGGACGGTAAGGACGGCTAGGACGGTAAAAGACTAACTTTCCACTGCCACACTTCACCTAAAGTCAGGTGGAGCGGTGGGGAGTTTTTTTCAGACGCTCCACTGGTCCACCACCTTTTAGAGTGGAGTGGAACAGTGGAGAGTTTCACCACTCCCCGTGAATCCACGGGGAGCCTTCATCTTCATAAAGATTCTTGCGAGGCAGTTCCTTCTTGGGAGTAATCGCTATCTTCTCCGGCTCCTTCTCTTCTTTCTTCTTCTTGCCGGTCTTGCAGATGACAGTGAAGATGAATCCGATAGGCAATAGACCCCAAATACCATTCCAAATATCCATACCGCGTCAGTCAGATAAAACCGGAGAGGATGCTTGCCCTCTCCGGCTATCCTGAAACAAATAAGATTAGCGCCCACAAAGCGGGAAACCATGTCTGTCTTTGAATAGGCAACGGCCACGAGAATCGACCTCAAAAAGAGATGGTCTTCTTGGCTGTGTTTTTCCGTCAAGGTCTTGGGCACGTTCCACAAATTGTTTTGCCCTATTTCTAAGGGCGCGCAGATTCAGACTGTCATAATGTTTTTTTGCGAGAAAATAATCGAAGTGATATTTTACCTTCATCAGTTCGTTGTCGTGAATAACTTTCTCTATGTATTCGCGTCCAAATATAAAGTTTACCATAGAATCGTATATGCCTGTTCTTGAAGCAATCTCTTTTTCGGCGATGCCTTTGGCGCAATAGAATCTAAAAACATCTTCTTCACTCAACACATAAGTAAACCCGGACATTGCCGCTACTTTGCGAAATTCATCGCTGGATTCATTAGAAATCACAACGCCGCATTCCACATCGGATCGATAGCCAGCACATCTGCCAGTACCGTCATCGAAAGGGAAGCATGGCGGCTTTGCGTACATCGTTGGCACTTCCCGAGTAATGCATTTTGTAGACATAAAAATACCTCCTTAAAA
This window encodes:
- a CDS encoding deoxyribonuclease IV (Assists in DNA repair by cleaving phosphodiester bonds at apurinic or apyrimidinic sties to produce new 5' ends that are base-free deoxyribose 5-phosphate residues); translated protein: MSRLVGAHFSISGGLFEAARRAGALHCNTIQIFTKNSNQWEATPLLEADIVRFQNECSAQGVRLAFSHTGYLINLATAEDGVHGLSMRSMMQELKRAESLELPFIVVHPGSHKGAGEIVGIVQVVESLKELIDDTEGFRVKIALETTAGQGRSMGYKFEHFDEIFKRLPAKYMKRIGVCMDTAHIFAAGYDIRDKKGYVATMKSFDDLIGIENLLAIHLNDSAKDLGSRVDRHENLGKGYIGLDAFTMLLRDKRFFNVPFVLETPKVDNDANDKKNLRIIRKIVGDI